In Aegilops tauschii subsp. strangulata cultivar AL8/78 chromosome 3, Aet v6.0, whole genome shotgun sequence, one genomic interval encodes:
- the LOC109777560 gene encoding E3 ubiquitin-protein ligase EL5-like, with the protein MDSSSSRSAASGAVPTVSSGAAFISAAIFLLFLTFALALIILRHSYINTGAAPTRPLAWGAQMVAPPPRTRGVDPELLRSLPVTVYRAVDGVGSVECAVCLAELEDGEEARFLPRCGHGFHAGCVDRWLASHTTCPLCRVTVGKPDALTSTSLPSVPREPANYTANLPASVLLGVTDQATLDAVTMATDGTVVIDVPESRTVALAATPRDASKSPGVNRLRSVKRLWSFGRQGPSGSSTPCAGGSGTADLEQGIRASPAVGPPRGA; encoded by the coding sequence ATGGACTCGTCGTCGTCGCGCTCGGCGGCCTCCGGGGCCGTGCCCACCGTGTCGTCCGGCGCTGCGTTCATCTCCGCGGCCATATTCCTGCTGTTCCTCACGTTCGCCCTCGCGCTCATCATCCTCCGCCACTCTTACATCAACACCGGCGCGGCGCCCACTCGGCCGCTGGCGTGGGGCGCCCAGATGGTGGCCCCGCCTCCCAGGACCAGGGGTGTCGACCCGGAGCTGCTGCGGTCGCTGCCGGTCACGGTATACCGCGCCGTGGACGGAGTCGGATCGGTGGAGTGCGCGGTTTGCCTGGCCGAGCTCGAGGACGGGGAGGAGGCGAGGTTCCTGCCCCGGTGCGGCCATGGATTCCACGCCGGGTGCGTCGACAGGTGGCTGGCGTCCCACACCACCTGCCCGCTCTGCCGGGTCACCGTCGGTAAGCCGGACGCGCTTACGTCGACGAGTCTCCCTTCCGTACCGCGGGAGCCGGCGAACTACACAGCGAACCTGCCGGCGAGTGTACTGCTCGGGGTTACAGACCAGGCCACGCTCGACGCGGTCACCATGGCCACTGACGGAACGGTGGTGATCGACGTTCCGGAGTCAAGGACCGTGGCACTGGCAGCGACCCCGCGCGACGCGTCCAAGTCTCCGGGCGTGAACAGGCTGAGGTCGGTGAAGAGGCTGTGGAGCTTCGGGCGGCAAGGACCGTCGGGGTCCTCTACGCCCTGCGCCGGCGGCAGTGGAACGGCAGACCTAGAGCAGGgcattagagcatctccagccgttggccccccaaGGGGCGCCTAA